One window of Flavobacteriales bacterium genomic DNA carries:
- a CDS encoding type I restriction enzyme HsdR N-terminal domain-containing protein — translation MKVLNLPDHGVKTMHDGQGGRVFDPVRRLWVVLTPEEWVRQHLLNYLIHELGCPASLIAVEKKLMVNNLTKRADVVVYARSGGPVLLVECKAPEVKVDQRTFEQVARYNTVFKVPYLLASNGLVHYCCRIGRENGKIDFLTKVPAYEELCVPVPE, via the coding sequence ATGAAAGTCTTGAACTTGCCGGATCATGGGGTCAAAACTATGCACGACGGGCAGGGGGGGCGCGTATTCGATCCCGTGCGCCGCCTTTGGGTGGTTTTGACGCCCGAGGAATGGGTCCGGCAGCATCTGCTGAATTACCTGATCCATGAGCTGGGTTGTCCCGCCTCGTTGATCGCAGTGGAGAAGAAACTCATGGTGAATAATTTGACCAAGCGCGCCGATGTGGTGGTGTATGCCCGAAGTGGCGGACCCGTGCTACTGGTGGAATGCAAGGCGCCCGAGGTGAAGGTGGACCAACGCACGTTCGAGCAAGTGGCCCGCTACAACACCGTGTTCAAGGTGCCTTACCTGCTGGCGTCCAATGGACTCGTTCATTACTGCTGCCGGATAGGGCGTGAGAACGGGAAGATCGATTTTCTGACCAAAGTACCGGCCTACGAGGAGCTGTGCGTACCGGTCCCGGAGTAA
- a CDS encoding AMP nucleosidase codes for MHTKEDIVKNWLPRYTGVALEDFKPYVLLTNFDNYLNLFTEQTGATQHGQGKPMQVAIAEDMVMINFGMGSPTAATVMDLLSAISPKAVLFLGKCGGIKKKNELGDLILPIAAIRGEGTSNDYFAPEVPALPSFMIHRAVSGVIRDMELDYWSGTVYTTNRRVWEHDEDFKERLRRDRCMAVDMETATIFITGFYNEIPTGALLLVSDQPMVPEGVKTSESDKKVTGSFAENHVKVGIASLRDIINEGRSVKHLRFE; via the coding sequence GTGCATACCAAAGAGGACATCGTGAAGAACTGGCTGCCCCGGTATACCGGCGTGGCCTTGGAAGACTTCAAGCCGTACGTGCTGTTGACCAATTTTGACAACTACCTGAACCTCTTCACGGAACAGACCGGCGCCACCCAGCACGGGCAAGGCAAGCCGATGCAGGTGGCCATCGCCGAGGACATGGTGATGATCAACTTCGGCATGGGCAGCCCCACAGCGGCCACCGTGATGGACCTCTTGAGCGCCATCTCGCCGAAGGCTGTGCTCTTCCTGGGAAAATGCGGCGGCATCAAAAAGAAGAACGAGCTCGGCGACCTGATCCTGCCCATCGCGGCCATCCGCGGGGAAGGCACGAGCAACGACTACTTCGCCCCGGAAGTGCCCGCCCTGCCAAGCTTCATGATCCACCGCGCCGTGAGCGGCGTGATCCGCGACATGGAGCTGGACTATTGGAGCGGTACGGTTTACACCACCAACCGCCGCGTGTGGGAGCATGACGAGGACTTCAAGGAGCGTCTGCGCCGCGACCGCTGCATGGCGGTGGACATGGAGACGGCCACCATCTTCATCACTGGTTTCTACAATGAGATCCCCACCGGCGCATTGCTGTTGGTAAGTGACCAGCCGATGGTACCGGAGGGCGTAAAGACCAGCGAGAGCGACAAGAAGGTCACCGGTAGTTTCGCGGAGAACCATGTGAAAGTGGGCATCGCCTCCTTGCGTGACATCATCAACGAGGGACGTTCCGTGAAGCACCTGCGCTTCGAGTAG
- the holA gene encoding DNA polymerase III subunit delta produces MSTTDDFKKIRKEIAAGAFKPVYFLHGEEPFFIDRIAEEIELHALQEHEKDFNLSILYGKDTEPDVVLDTCLRYPMMAERQVVVLREAQTWRIDAFDKLEAYFKKPTPTTVLVICYKHKKADGRKTWLKDLGKKQVVFVSDKLKEEKLPEWIQQYVSFHKRRIGPVEAKLLADHLGSDLGKLTNEVEKLCIVIEQGGAITGDLIERNVGISKDYNIFELQKAIGTRDHPKAQRIAQFLSNDKNSPLVMTVGLLSSYFGKLGIVHTNTGKSQGDLAAALKVPPFFVKDYTNAARAYPMEKVREAQHLLREADLRGKGVGNTSADGGELLRELLARVMV; encoded by the coding sequence ATGAGCACAACGGACGATTTCAAGAAGATCCGCAAGGAGATCGCCGCCGGTGCGTTCAAGCCCGTGTACTTTCTGCACGGTGAAGAACCCTTCTTCATCGACCGCATCGCGGAGGAGATCGAGCTTCACGCGTTGCAGGAGCACGAGAAGGACTTCAACCTGAGCATCCTGTACGGCAAGGACACGGAGCCGGACGTGGTGCTGGACACCTGCCTGCGCTACCCGATGATGGCCGAGCGGCAAGTGGTGGTGCTGCGCGAGGCACAGACCTGGCGCATCGATGCCTTTGATAAGCTGGAGGCCTATTTCAAGAAACCCACGCCCACCACGGTGCTGGTGATCTGCTACAAGCACAAGAAAGCCGATGGGCGAAAGACGTGGCTGAAGGACCTCGGCAAGAAGCAGGTGGTCTTTGTGAGCGACAAGCTGAAGGAAGAGAAACTTCCCGAGTGGATCCAGCAGTACGTCTCCTTCCACAAACGCCGCATCGGCCCCGTGGAAGCAAAGCTGCTGGCGGACCACTTGGGCAGCGATCTGGGTAAACTCACCAACGAAGTGGAAAAACTCTGCATCGTGATCGAGCAAGGTGGAGCCATCACCGGCGATCTGATCGAACGCAACGTGGGCATCAGCAAGGACTACAACATCTTCGAATTGCAGAAGGCCATCGGTACACGTGATCACCCAAAAGCGCAGCGCATCGCACAGTTCCTCTCCAACGACAAAAACTCCCCCTTGGTGATGACCGTGGGCCTCCTCAGCTCCTATTTCGGCAAGCTGGGCATCGTACACACCAACACGGGCAAGTCGCAAGGCGATCTGGCCGCGGCGTTGAAGGTCCCACCCTTCTTCGTGAAGGACTATACCAACGCAGCCCGTGCCTATCCGATGGAAAAAGTGCGCGAAGCCCAGCACTTGCTCCGCGAAGCGGACCTCCGCGGCAAAGGCGTGGGGAATACCAGCGCCGATGGTGGGGAGTTGCTCCGGGAGCTTTTGGCGAGGGTGATGGTTTGA
- a CDS encoding DUF1573 domain-containing protein, producing the protein MRTILLSFAFLLAFGSMAQSDSKPVGGTGPLISVDKDLVDYGTIQKSADGNRNFVVTNTGDKPLIISNCQGSCGCTVPKCDTAPILPGQTSVVNVHYDTERVGPFTKTVTVTSNATNTPSLTVNIKGVVEEKAPAEEKPMKAQ; encoded by the coding sequence ATGAGAACCATTCTCCTTTCCTTCGCCTTCCTACTGGCTTTTGGCTCCATGGCCCAATCTGATAGCAAGCCTGTGGGGGGTACTGGCCCCTTGATCAGTGTGGACAAAGACCTGGTTGATTATGGGACCATTCAGAAAAGCGCCGACGGCAACCGCAACTTCGTGGTGACGAACACGGGTGACAAGCCCTTGATCATCAGCAACTGCCAAGGCTCCTGCGGATGCACGGTCCCCAAATGCGATACCGCGCCCATCCTTCCGGGACAAACTTCGGTTGTGAACGTGCACTACGATACGGAACGCGTGGGCCCATTCACAAAGACGGTGACCGTTACGAGCAATGCTACGAATACTCCCAGCCTGACGGTGAACATCAAGGGCGTGGTGGAAGAGAAAGCGCCCGCGGAGGAAAAGCCCATGAAGGCCCAGTAA
- a CDS encoding valine--tRNA ligase, translating to MELPKRYEAKEIEGKWYQYWLDNSYFRSVPDEREPYTVVIPPPNVTGVLHMGHMLNNTIQDVLVRRARMQGKNACWVPGTDHASIATEAKVVKLLAEQGIKKSAIGREKFLEHAFAWKEKYGGTILEQLKKLGASCDWDRTRFTMEPALSEAVIDVFIDLHKKGLVYRDYRMVNWDPVALTAVSDEEVMHKEVNSKLIYVRYKVESVTPTLDEDDDEWITIATTRPETIPGDTAVAVHPDDPRYAHLMGRNVIVPLVERSVPVIFDEYVEREFGTGALKVTPAHDTNDHEIGKRHKLAVIDTLEPNGTMSAAAQFCVGEDRFIARKKITKLLDEAGHVVKVEDIVNKIGISERTDAVIEPRLSLQWFVKMGEMAKPALDVVMSGEVKLHPQKFANTYRHWMENVRDWCISRQLWWGQQIPAWYNEAGDVAVCKTEAESIAQFTSAGQPTKGIRQDEDVMDTWFSSWLWPISVFDGFKDPENADIKYYYPTNDLVTAPEILFFWVARMIMAGLEYRKEVPFKNVYLTGIVRDKQGRKMSKSLGNSPDPIELIEKFGADGVRVGMLLTSPAGNDLPFDESLCEQGRNFSNKIWNAFRLVKGITINDEKQSAGNAAACAWMRSRVSRATTEIDALYAQFRISEALMATYKLIWDDLCSWYLESIKPAFINGVAAPVDRATYDATIALFEDVMKLLHPFMPFLTEELWSHLNERKGPQDALIIATWPKSDAGDTKLEVEMQHAFDLVTAVRNIRNERGLSPKESLAVQLKAKSPLGEATQALVGKLANVSAIEAATAAGAGSVNFLVGTTEYAVDLGENVDSEAERKKAEEELKYARGFLASVDKKLSNERFVSGAPPQVLENERKKKADAEAKIKAIEERLAVLG from the coding sequence ATGGAACTTCCGAAACGCTACGAGGCCAAGGAGATCGAAGGCAAGTGGTACCAATACTGGCTGGACAACAGCTATTTCCGTTCCGTGCCGGACGAACGCGAGCCCTATACTGTGGTGATCCCACCGCCGAACGTAACGGGCGTGCTGCACATGGGGCACATGCTCAACAACACCATCCAGGACGTGCTGGTGCGCCGCGCGCGGATGCAGGGCAAGAACGCCTGCTGGGTGCCGGGAACGGATCACGCTAGCATCGCCACGGAAGCCAAGGTGGTGAAGCTGCTGGCGGAACAAGGGATCAAGAAGAGCGCGATCGGCCGTGAAAAATTCCTTGAGCATGCCTTCGCATGGAAGGAGAAGTACGGCGGAACCATCCTCGAACAATTGAAGAAGCTCGGCGCCAGCTGCGACTGGGACCGCACACGCTTCACCATGGAACCCGCGCTGAGCGAGGCCGTGATCGATGTCTTCATCGACCTCCACAAGAAAGGCCTGGTGTACCGCGACTACCGCATGGTGAACTGGGACCCCGTGGCCCTGACCGCCGTGAGCGACGAGGAGGTGATGCACAAGGAGGTCAACTCGAAGTTGATCTATGTGCGCTACAAAGTGGAGTCCGTCACCCCCACTCTTGATGAAGATGATGATGAGTGGATCACCATCGCCACCACGCGCCCCGAGACCATCCCCGGAGATACGGCCGTGGCGGTGCATCCGGATGATCCGCGCTATGCGCACCTGATGGGCCGCAACGTGATCGTGCCCTTGGTGGAGCGTTCCGTACCGGTGATCTTCGATGAATACGTGGAACGCGAGTTCGGAACCGGCGCCTTGAAGGTGACTCCCGCTCACGACACGAATGACCATGAGATCGGTAAGCGTCACAAGCTGGCGGTGATCGACACCTTGGAGCCGAACGGCACCATGAGCGCGGCCGCGCAGTTCTGCGTGGGCGAGGACCGTTTCATCGCGCGGAAGAAGATCACCAAGTTGCTGGATGAGGCCGGCCACGTGGTGAAGGTGGAGGACATCGTGAACAAGATCGGCATCAGCGAACGCACCGATGCCGTGATCGAGCCGCGCCTTTCGCTACAGTGGTTCGTGAAGATGGGCGAGATGGCGAAGCCCGCGCTGGACGTGGTGATGAGCGGTGAGGTGAAGTTGCATCCGCAGAAGTTCGCCAACACCTATCGGCACTGGATGGAGAACGTGCGCGACTGGTGCATCAGCCGTCAGCTGTGGTGGGGCCAACAGATCCCGGCGTGGTACAATGAAGCCGGTGATGTCGCCGTGTGCAAGACCGAAGCGGAATCGATCGCGCAATTCACTTCTGCAGGTCAACCCACCAAAGGCATCCGTCAGGACGAAGACGTGATGGACACGTGGTTCAGCAGTTGGCTATGGCCCATCAGCGTGTTCGACGGTTTCAAGGACCCGGAGAACGCGGACATCAAGTACTACTATCCGACGAACGACCTCGTCACCGCGCCGGAGATCCTCTTTTTCTGGGTCGCGCGGATGATCATGGCCGGGCTGGAATACCGCAAGGAAGTGCCGTTCAAGAACGTCTACCTCACCGGCATCGTGCGCGACAAGCAGGGCCGGAAGATGAGCAAGAGCCTCGGCAACAGCCCGGACCCGATCGAGCTGATCGAGAAATTCGGCGCGGACGGCGTGCGCGTGGGCATGCTCCTCACCTCACCCGCCGGCAACGACCTGCCCTTCGACGAGAGCCTCTGCGAGCAGGGCCGCAACTTCTCCAACAAGATCTGGAACGCCTTCCGCCTCGTGAAGGGCATTACGATCAACGACGAAAAGCAATCCGCTGGCAATGCAGCAGCATGCGCGTGGATGCGTTCACGTGTGAGCCGTGCAACCACGGAGATCGACGCGCTCTACGCGCAATTCCGCATCAGCGAAGCCTTGATGGCGACCTACAAACTGATCTGGGACGACCTCTGCAGCTGGTACCTCGAGAGCATTAAGCCAGCGTTCATCAATGGTGTGGCTGCGCCTGTCGACCGCGCGACCTATGACGCTACCATCGCCCTGTTCGAGGATGTGATGAAGCTGCTGCATCCCTTCATGCCCTTCCTCACCGAGGAATTGTGGAGCCACCTGAACGAGCGCAAAGGCCCGCAGGACGCGCTGATCATCGCCACTTGGCCGAAGAGCGACGCGGGCGATACGAAGCTTGAAGTCGAGATGCAGCATGCCTTCGACCTCGTGACCGCCGTACGGAACATCCGCAACGAACGTGGCCTGAGCCCGAAGGAATCACTCGCAGTGCAGCTGAAGGCCAAGTCACCGCTGGGCGAAGCCACGCAAGCACTGGTCGGGAAACTGGCGAACGTCTCGGCGATCGAAGCGGCCACCGCCGCCGGTGCAGGTTCAGTCAACTTCTTGGTCGGCACCACGGAATACGCCGTGGACCTTGGCGAGAACGTGGACAGTGAGGCCGAGCGCAAGAAGGCTGAAGAAGAGCTGAAGTACGCCCGCGGCTTCCTCGCCAGCGTGGATAAGAAACTCAGCAACGAACGCTTCGTGAGCGGCGCGCCACCACAGGTGTTGGAGAACGAGCGCAAGAAAAAGGCCGACGCCGAGGCGAAGATCAAAGCGATCGAGGAGCGGTTGGCGGTGCTGGGGTGA
- a CDS encoding T9SS type A sorting domain-containing protein, with protein sequence MKQPFIPFFAVLLLFSTSAHAQSWCPAGATWIYNTTDPMVGESAEGFNYVGDTVLDGFVGQNIARTNVMTQIWGMDTLIISHGPDVVTRTEPGIVYYWLSVSQEWDTLHWFGAVPGDRWSPGWEQEYGTTDTYLLVADTGTMELDGVALRTLTVQGIYEGQPDPIYELLLVERIAYAERYFFPFPPYMVVECTCTLGCYSDDEIRYPTSGSPCALTLAVGETTAIDPVSWSVSPVPFQDHFTVRSVIPRNATVILLDMTGRELISVPFQGTALEMDPGLLPTGSYVLRMVDVKGDLSHRLVIKE encoded by the coding sequence ATGAAGCAGCCGTTCATCCCCTTTTTTGCGGTACTGCTCTTGTTCTCTACCAGTGCTCATGCTCAAAGCTGGTGCCCGGCGGGTGCTACTTGGATCTACAACACAACTGACCCCATGGTTGGAGAAAGTGCCGAGGGCTTCAACTATGTAGGCGATACCGTCTTGGACGGCTTTGTTGGCCAAAACATCGCACGGACCAATGTGATGACCCAGATCTGGGGAATGGATACGTTGATCATATCTCACGGACCCGACGTTGTGACACGTACGGAGCCTGGCATAGTGTATTACTGGCTGTCTGTTAGCCAGGAATGGGATACGCTCCACTGGTTCGGTGCCGTGCCTGGTGACAGGTGGTCCCCTGGTTGGGAACAGGAGTATGGGACGACCGATACATATCTGCTCGTGGCGGATACCGGCACGATGGAACTGGATGGGGTTGCGCTCCGCACATTGACGGTGCAAGGGATCTATGAGGGACAGCCGGACCCGATCTATGAATTGCTTCTTGTTGAACGCATCGCCTACGCCGAGCGCTATTTCTTTCCTTTCCCGCCCTATATGGTCGTTGAATGCACCTGCACGCTTGGTTGTTACAGCGATGATGAGATCCGCTATCCGACATCCGGTTCTCCCTGCGCGCTAACACTTGCGGTGGGTGAGACCACTGCCATTGATCCAGTAAGTTGGTCCGTTTCACCCGTGCCGTTCCAAGATCACTTCACAGTTCGCTCGGTCATTCCCCGCAACGCAACGGTGATCCTGTTGGACATGACCGGCCGGGAACTGATTTCGGTCCCCTTCCAAGGAACGGCGCTGGAGATGGATCCAGGACTGTTACCAACGGGCAGCTATGTGCTGCGCATGGTGGATGTGAAAGGAGACCTATCGCACCGGTTGGTGATCAAAGAGTAG
- a CDS encoding T9SS type A sorting domain-containing protein translates to MASTMAQAPLCVDTTFQVPFTHREIDGFDFMPDGRILVAGGMSQGPPAVTGLSRLLPDGTIDPTFGPNYILRSADVRVRNGEFYFASIGATGVRRFFIVDGTIDYSYGLVYPEFSTSHRSDFHTFANGKQWRTGSYSKQFYDDEGQQIGNEQGYGLIQVLADGSVDPAFDHKRTMPGSLAAIQETPDGRFLISSSVGTQYEGRSVGGVLRVWPDGHLDTTFQSTISWGSISRNFYFYPDGRMLVFGRMMAPEYPNDTLAVMRLNPDGSTDTTWPSIPFLSYTYFRGFATITDHLEVEPGKLIVVGDFNAIGDQPMGAIAAIDTSGNVLWDYLPGTGAGFFDDPWLNGNDRYLFKIKQAPDGYIYICGKYAGFNDGCGDHPEQKFITRLYPLNVGVKEHSAERGIRVYPNPGSDKMNVSFEGPETYTVSIQDLQGRAVLERVIGSGTAPIDVSSLSQGMYTVLFIGANGERSTTKWIKQ, encoded by the coding sequence ATGGCTTCGACCATGGCGCAGGCGCCACTATGCGTGGATACCACCTTCCAAGTGCCTTTCACGCATAGGGAGATTGACGGTTTCGACTTCATGCCGGATGGCCGGATATTGGTGGCGGGGGGGATGAGCCAGGGACCACCGGCGGTCACTGGATTGAGCCGACTGTTGCCGGATGGCACAATTGACCCCACCTTTGGACCTAATTACATTCTTCGTAGTGCTGACGTGCGTGTGAGGAATGGAGAGTTTTACTTTGCCAGCATCGGTGCGACTGGCGTTCGGCGGTTCTTTATAGTCGATGGTACCATTGATTATTCCTATGGCTTAGTATACCCAGAGTTTTCAACATCGCACAGGAGCGACTTCCACACTTTTGCGAACGGGAAGCAATGGCGGACCGGTTCCTATAGCAAGCAGTTCTATGACGATGAAGGCCAGCAGATCGGCAACGAGCAGGGCTATGGGCTGATCCAAGTGTTGGCTGATGGGAGTGTTGACCCGGCTTTCGACCACAAGCGCACCATGCCTGGGTCTTTAGCGGCCATACAGGAAACCCCCGATGGACGGTTTTTGATAAGTAGTTCAGTCGGCACGCAATATGAGGGACGGTCGGTAGGGGGCGTACTACGTGTCTGGCCGGACGGTCATTTGGACACCACCTTCCAGTCCACGATCTCTTGGGGTTCGATATCGAGGAACTTCTACTTTTATCCGGACGGGCGGATGCTGGTGTTCGGTCGCATGATGGCCCCCGAGTATCCGAATGATACGCTGGCGGTAATGCGTCTCAACCCCGATGGCAGCACGGACACCACTTGGCCGTCGATCCCTTTTCTGTCTTACACCTATTTCCGCGGCTTCGCTACGATCACGGATCATCTGGAGGTCGAGCCGGGCAAGCTGATCGTGGTGGGCGATTTTAATGCCATTGGCGACCAGCCCATGGGTGCCATCGCTGCCATCGACACTTCAGGCAATGTGCTCTGGGATTACTTGCCCGGAACGGGCGCGGGGTTTTTCGATGATCCATGGTTGAACGGCAATGATCGGTATCTCTTTAAGATCAAACAGGCTCCGGACGGCTACATCTACATCTGTGGAAAATACGCTGGCTTTAACGATGGCTGTGGAGACCATCCTGAACAAAAGTTCATTACGCGCTTGTACCCGTTGAACGTTGGGGTGAAGGAGCACTCAGCCGAGAGAGGCATCCGCGTATACCCGAACCCCGGCTCAGATAAAATGAATGTGTCCTTTGAAGGACCGGAGACCTATACCGTGTCCATCCAAGATCTTCAAGGCCGCGCGGTGCTTGAGCGAGTCATAGGCAGCGGAACTGCACCGATCGATGTCTCATCATTGTCCCAAGGCATGTACACGGTGCTTTTTATCGGTGCCAATGGAGAGCGTTCAACCACAAAATGGATCAAACAATGA
- a CDS encoding T9SS type A sorting domain-containing protein, translating into MQKYVEEKYSYGEHHVTTDETWDFAIKMYQDIVVEAPATLTLSCEVRMPIDGIILVRPGAKLVIDGGVVTCAHEGELWHGIMADGTTYRHQEPLNHPTYQGLVVMKNGAVVEHAQVGFANHRWGDLQHKGGVLQVQGTLQEVGGTFRNCTRGAEFEKYSNYYPTSPSHATKNDNSYFKHAEFIVDDNYRGGDDFDAHVRMWEVKGISFQQCDFINAMTSTAPDIKASQTLGKGIYSIDATYSVTGQCTESLPLCAYGSGQPEPVCPEAALRPSRFIGLDHGIRAGSGGVGGYTFTVKDSYFENNVCGIFDEAVDNVGILRNKFVVGGREAELSGEDAHFDGMHRAIYMTLANAFRVEQNELTKATTAHAYAEGVVAGETGAYNDQVYKNKSNDMDYGYVAEGNCVDAVNPTVTGLSLLCNQNMQNGEEDFKVRTTDPNPPSNHSIKMFQGSVYKSAGNTFTPQQNGSSVYYNYDNQAQALPITYFWELPPGDLNTGAYNAPWVQSNANPSPHNSCPTRILCGGKSVVRMKEALSPLIQQEHLAYLNLKYVYESLLDGGDFDELKGTIMESWPQDAWELRNELMNKSPYLSTDILVEAGKKNILPHAMYLEVCLANPEATQRDGFIKWVQYEAPDPLPEYMVAQIVASWDQKTWRTSLEADMGWHNGEYQRLNDQLIGTMLIDTIHQPVDSIRASWQLNPSLRARYGEVGLLIEQEQFDAAVSLLEGLEANYPLEKQGKQDRDDLLELIATVRPVLEDTNRSIMQLEPNELNALVGIANRQPSVGASYARNTLCYGYGICNPPVTGGSTQPQMRLVSLASAVEPTTPTLIVHPNPASTWVAFSHDLKGKVVQGLIRVRDAQGKVVYEVAVTSSPGQLIWDTRGSASGTYAVELHNGGKLVDAQRLVIQP; encoded by the coding sequence ATGCAAAAATACGTTGAGGAAAAATACTCCTATGGAGAGCACCATGTGACGACTGATGAGACTTGGGATTTCGCGATCAAAATGTATCAAGACATCGTAGTAGAGGCACCGGCCACACTAACATTGAGTTGCGAAGTACGGATGCCGATCGATGGCATTATCTTGGTGAGGCCAGGTGCAAAATTGGTCATCGACGGTGGTGTTGTGACCTGTGCTCATGAGGGAGAGCTTTGGCATGGAATAATGGCGGATGGCACCACCTATAGGCATCAGGAGCCGTTGAACCACCCTACTTATCAGGGCTTAGTGGTTATGAAGAATGGCGCGGTAGTGGAACACGCGCAGGTGGGGTTCGCCAACCACCGTTGGGGTGATCTTCAGCATAAAGGAGGCGTACTTCAAGTCCAAGGAACACTTCAAGAGGTAGGGGGCACATTCCGCAATTGCACGAGAGGGGCGGAATTCGAGAAGTACAGCAACTACTATCCGACCAGTCCGAGCCACGCGACGAAGAACGACAACAGCTACTTCAAGCATGCCGAGTTCATCGTGGACGACAATTACAGGGGCGGGGATGATTTTGACGCGCATGTGCGCATGTGGGAGGTGAAAGGGATCAGCTTCCAGCAATGCGACTTTATCAACGCAATGACCTCTACCGCACCCGATATTAAAGCGAGTCAAACGCTGGGCAAAGGCATCTATAGTATCGATGCCACATACAGTGTTACTGGTCAATGCACAGAATCACTACCGTTGTGTGCGTATGGTTCAGGTCAGCCGGAGCCGGTCTGCCCGGAGGCAGCGTTGCGTCCTTCACGCTTTATCGGACTGGACCATGGTATCCGGGCAGGCAGCGGTGGCGTCGGGGGGTACACCTTTACAGTGAAGGACTCCTATTTCGAGAACAACGTGTGTGGCATCTTTGACGAAGCTGTGGACAACGTGGGCATCCTCCGTAACAAATTCGTTGTTGGTGGTCGTGAGGCGGAATTGAGCGGAGAGGACGCTCACTTCGATGGAATGCACCGCGCTATATACATGACCTTGGCGAATGCCTTCCGGGTGGAGCAGAACGAACTCACCAAAGCCACAACAGCCCATGCTTATGCGGAAGGGGTGGTCGCGGGTGAAACCGGCGCATACAACGACCAGGTCTACAAGAACAAGTCCAATGACATGGACTACGGTTACGTGGCAGAGGGGAATTGCGTGGACGCGGTAAACCCCACGGTCACGGGCTTGTCGCTGCTCTGCAATCAAAACATGCAGAATGGAGAGGAGGACTTCAAGGTGAGGACCACTGATCCAAACCCGCCTTCAAACCATAGCATCAAGATGTTCCAAGGTTCCGTCTATAAGTCGGCTGGCAATACGTTCACCCCGCAGCAGAATGGAAGTTCGGTCTACTATAATTATGACAATCAGGCTCAGGCATTGCCGATTACCTACTTCTGGGAGTTGCCCCCAGGCGACCTGAATACCGGAGCGTATAATGCGCCTTGGGTACAGAGCAATGCCAACCCCTCACCCCACAATAGCTGCCCAACGCGGATCCTCTGTGGTGGAAAAAGCGTTGTGCGTATGAAAGAAGCCCTCAGCCCTTTGATCCAACAGGAGCATTTGGCCTACCTGAACTTGAAGTACGTATACGAAAGCCTGTTGGACGGGGGCGATTTCGATGAGCTGAAGGGGACCATCATGGAAAGTTGGCCACAGGACGCTTGGGAGCTGCGCAATGAACTGATGAACAAGAGTCCCTATCTCTCCACCGATATTCTCGTGGAGGCGGGTAAGAAGAACATCCTGCCACATGCCATGTATTTGGAGGTTTGCTTGGCCAATCCCGAGGCCACTCAGCGCGACGGGTTCATTAAATGGGTGCAATATGAAGCCCCCGATCCCTTGCCGGAATACATGGTGGCACAGATCGTGGCCTCTTGGGACCAGAAGACCTGGCGTACCAGCTTGGAGGCGGACATGGGCTGGCACAATGGCGAATACCAGCGGCTGAACGATCAATTGATCGGCACTATGCTGATCGACACTATTCACCAACCAGTGGATAGCATTCGGGCAAGTTGGCAGTTGAACCCAAGCTTGCGTGCGCGTTACGGGGAGGTGGGCCTCTTGATTGAGCAAGAGCAGTTCGATGCGGCCGTCAGCTTATTGGAGGGCTTGGAAGCTAATTATCCTTTGGAGAAGCAGGGTAAACAGGATCGGGATGATCTGCTGGAACTGATCGCCACGGTTCGTCCTGTGCTTGAAGATACGAACAGGTCCATCATGCAATTGGAACCCAATGAGCTGAACGCATTGGTTGGTATTGCCAACAGGCAACCCTCTGTCGGTGCTTCTTATGCCCGCAACACGCTCTGTTACGGTTATGGCATCTGCAATCCGCCGGTCACCGGTGGGTCCACACAACCCCAAATGAGATTAGTGAGCCTTGCTAGCGCTGTGGAGCCAACAACGCCGACATTGATCGTCCACCCCAACCCTGCAAGTACTTGGGTGGCCTTCAGCCACGACCTGAAAGGCAAGGTAGTACAGGGCTTGATCCGGGTACGTGATGCACAGGGTAAGGTGGTGTATGAGGTGGCCGTCACCTCCTCTCCGGGACAACTGATCTGGGATACGCGTGGTTCAGCTTCCGGGACGTATGCAGTGGAATTGCATAACGGTGGGAAATTGGTGGATGCTCAAAGGCTGGTGATCCAGCCTTGA